The genomic interval TTGTAGAAGATGCGCGTCAAGCGCTGAACCGGCAGGAACTCGTCGCCGAGCAACTCGTGCCAGAGGGCATTGATCTCGCGGCTTGCGGTGAAAAAGCGGTGAGGGCCGACGTCGAACCGGTTCCCATCGAAAACCTCCGTGCGCGAGAGGCCTCCGGGGATGGGGTGCCTGTCGAGCAGCAGCAGTTCGTCGCGACCGTGGCGGGCCAGTTCCAGCGCAGCGGCAAGCCCGGCCGGGCCTGCGCCGAGAATGGCAATTTCGGTCGATCGTCGGGAAACGTTCATGGCCGGCTCATGAATTCACTGCGAATGCGCTGTTCGAGGCCGACATGGTTACCGCCGCCGAAATCGAGCTTCGACCGGGAAACCGATTCGGAATGCTGCGGGATTCCGTCGGACAAGCGGACCCGGATCTTCCCTTCGGCAGTCCCGTTGATGGAGGCGGCGCCCGGACTGGCGGGCGGCAAGCTCACGAGCTGCGTCTCGAACGTAATGTCGGCCACCCCCGCGGTCCGGTCGACGGAGGCCAGCGTGAACGTCGCAAGGGACTGGCAATCGACCGTTTCGCTGTTCGGATCGGGCGATACGGGAATGACATGGGAAGCGACCCAGGAATCGCCTGGACAGACGCGCCCTTCAGGATATTCGAGAAGGGAGACCTCATAGAATTTCCTGAATTTCTCCGGCACGCCCTCGGCGGATGCAATTACGCACTTACTGTCCAGCGTCAGCCGCACGGGGTAACCGGGCGCAGGAAGTCCGCTCGCGAACAACGTTTCCGTGATCTGCTCCTGCGAGATGTCCTTGTTCGCAGCCCCGGGTTCGTAATAGGCCATCGAGGCGGTATGCGCCGTCAGAGTCTGAATGACGGCATTCCCGATACCGGGGCCAGTCTCTGAGTCCCCGCCGAGCGTCATGAGGCCCATCAGGGTCGTCTTCGGGATCAGCAGCATGTCTACTTCCATCCGCGACTGCACCTCGATCGAAAACGAGCTGACGCTGAATAAGGCCGGAGAAAGTCTCAACAGCAGGGTTTCCGTCGCTCCAGACGGAACCGAAAGACCGTCCGAGGCGAAACACGCGCCGGCACCGAGGCACCAGATCACCGCAAGGACAGTTTCAACCGCTAGTCGAAATGATTTCACTGGTGAACGTCTCCCATTTTTCATCTGAAGAAAAGAAGCATACCAATTTTTCGCACGCTCCGCGAATCATTTCTCCCGACCGATTCCTGCTCGTCTCACGAGTTATTGAGTCCTGCATATCAAAACCAGCTTCGCGTCTCCATTCGTGCTGAGCTTGTCGAAGCACGAACAGCCACTTGCCGATGGTTCCTCATTTCGCCCTTCGACAGGCTCAGGGGGAACGGGGTCATCATTCGATGCGGATACAATATATATTACACTTGATACGAGTCGCCCAACATATGAAACTCATAGTCATAGCATTCCGGGCAGGACCTCATGGTTCTGGCGCAGTCGCAGGGCGGAAAATTCGCCAGGGTGAGATCGAACGTCGCCCCCAGGAGTTCGGCTCGTGCCCTTTCCCTCACCTCCGCCCACGACGGCGGACACCGTTACGATCGCCCACGCCGTTCTCGGACTGATCCCTGGCGGCATTGCCCTGAGGAGGAAGCCGTTCATTCCGACCGGGTGCAGGGTATCGACCTGTTCAGCCTTGCCTGCCACGATCTTCGCCGTGACACGCGACAACTCATTCCCGCGCAGATTCCCCCGGGGAATACGATTTCGGCACGCCGGCCTCGAGCCTGAGGCAGACGCCAGCGAGAAGGTCGGTTCCGGATGTGTGCCCGATGCCGGCGACGCGCAACACGTCGGCGGAGCGGCATGTTCTGCCCGCCAGCGAGGCGAGAAACCGCTCGACGAGGAGAGAAGATCGGCCTCGCTCGGCGAAACGCAGTTGCCAGATGCTCTGGATTGTCGTCTTCCCAGCAAGGCGCTCGATCAGGTTCGATGCCGGCGCGATCAGCTCGCCGCCAAAGAATCTGTCGGCCAGGAGGGCTCCGCAACAGAAGTCGTCCCAGGCGGGAGTGAGCCCGGCTCCGCCGCCGAACCAGCCTTCGACGCCGGCGAGATCCGCAGCACCCCGTGCGAGGGCCTCCCTGAGATGCGAAACGGGCGCCAGGAACTCGGTATCCTCTCCTTCGAGAAACGCTTCTCCAACGTGTGAACGTCTGCCGCAGAGCCTGAGCGCCTTCCGTATCGCGGCGGCGATTTCGGCCTCACGCGCAGGCGAAAGCCGTCGTTCGACGAGCGCGGGTGCCGGCAGGGATTCGCCCCAGGCAGACTCCGACCTGCCGATGCGGAGTCCCGATGCGTCCGCGACGACCGGCATGCCGGGCTCGAGCATCGCGAAGAGGGAGTCTTCGATTCTGATCGCCAAGGGGTGCAGATACGCCTCCTCGGTCATCAGCGTGAGAAGGAACCCGTCGCACGGGACATCTGCCGCGCGACGAAAGACCGCACCCACGCGGCCCGCAAGAGGAAAGGCCGACTCCGCAACGAAGTCGGCCCGTCTCGCGCACGTCGGCGCCACGATCAGTTCAGCGCCTTGTCGTCACTACTTCGAGAAGTACAGCGCACGGAACTCCTTTGCGAGTGTCCTGAGGTTTTCGACGTTCTTCAGGTCGGTGGTCTGTTTGCATTTCATCGCGGCGATCAGCATCTGGTGAAGAATCGCTATGCGCTTGTCATACTGCTTGTCCTCGGGTTTCACCCGTTGGGTCATGAAGTAGTAGGTGACGATCTCGCTCAGCTCGTCGGCATGCTGGTCCTTGTTGTTCACCCAGCGGACGATCTGGTTGTAGTCGGTTTCCTTCGCCTTTCCCAGCTCGATGACGAGATTCATCGACTTTTCGATCGTGCCGATATGCTCTTCGATCAGATTCATCCGAAGCTCGTCATCATAGATGCCGCACGGGATCTGGCAGTGGGCCGAAACCGGCGCGCCCGAGGCCAGCGCGAACGAGAAGATCGCCAACAGACACACGAGAACCCTCTTCATAGTATCTCCTTTATATTTTGAATGATATTTCATTTTTGCACGACAAAGCCAATTGTACGTTCCCATTCGTGCTGAGCCTTTCGAAGCACGAGAATGCTCTCTCCTCCGTCGGCAGGATCAGGACAGGCTTCGACAAGCGCAGGGCGAACGGGCGTTTTCATTCTGCGAAACTCAACCGTAAAAGACCGGACGGTCAGGCGCCGCCCCTTCATCGGGGGCGACGCCCTCAGTGATCAGATCACTTTTTCTTTTTCTGGACGGACGGAACGGTGGCGACCTTCTTTTTCCCGTGAAGGGCGCGCCAGACGTCCTCGACCCGGATGGGCATGTGGCTCAGGTCGGCGCCGCACGCGTTCTGGATCGAGTTGCCGAGAGCGCCGCCGATCGCGATCATCGGGTGCTCGCCGACGCCGCGCGCGCCGTAGGGGCCGTCGACCTGAGTCGTCTCGATCGAGAAGCACTCCATCTCTTCGGGCAGGTCGAGCGAGGTCGGGATCTTGTTGTCGGTAAACGACGGGTTGAGAAGCCGGCCGGCCGCATCGTAGATGTAGCCTTCGCACATCGCAGTGCCGAGGCCTTGCATCACGCCGCCAATGATCTGGCCGCGCACGCAGACGGGGTTGATGGCCCGGCCGCAATCGAACGCCGAGGCAATCTTCAGCACGTCGTATCTGCCGGTCTTCTCGTCGACGGCGACGATCATCCCGTGCGCGCCGTAGGTCCAGTCGAGGGCGGGCTTCCCCTGGCCCGTCGCCTTGTCGAGAAACGTCAGGCCCTGGGCGATATATCGGCCGACCCCGACGAGCGGACCGCCGACGCCGTTACCGTTCGGATACGCATAACCGACAGACATCGACTTGAACGTGACGAACTGGTCGGGATGATGTTTCAGGAAGACCTTTTCATGGTCGTGATCGAGATCGCAGACGTTGGCCCGAAGCACCTGGGCGGCGCACTCGTAGGCCTTCGCCAGGAGATCCTTCGCGGCGAGGATGCAGGCGTTCCCGGACAGGACGAGGCCCTTTGAGGCGACGGTCTGCCAGTCGTACGGGTCGTGGTCGGTATCCTTTTCCATCGGCAGGCGAACCATCGAGACCGGGAATTTGAGCGCCTCGGCGACGATCTGCACGAGCGAGGTGTAGGTGCCAGCGCCGATCTCGGTCAGCGACAGGCTGACATTCACGGTGCCGTCCTCGTTCATCTTGAGGATCGCGCAGGTGCCGGTGAACGACGGCATCGCGGGGGCCTTGTGGAGCCCGACGACGGCCTTGCCGATCTTCAGCCCCTCCTTCTGCATGCGTGCCTTCTCGGCGGGCGTGATCTTCCCGTAATGTATAGCTTTCGCTACAGTCTCGAGGCACTTCGAGACGTTGCCGGTATGGTCGGTGATCTTCTCGCCGGTGATGGTCACGGAGCCCGGCTTCAGGGCGTTGGCCAGCCGGAACGAGAGCGGGTCCATGCCGATCGTGCGGGCGCACAGGTCCATGTGGCGTTCGAGTCCCCATGAGAACTCGACGTGGCCGAAGCCGCGATACGCGGTTCCCCAGGGTTTGTTCGTGTACATCGTATAGGCGTCGACCCAGGCGTTGGGATACTCGTACGGCCCGCCGGCCGAGTACCCCGAGGCGCGCGTAACGTTCACGGCGTAGTCGGCGTAGGCGCCGGCGTCCCAGTACATCGTCATCTTCTGGGCGACGATTTTTCCGTCCTTCCTCACGCCGGTCTTGATGTTGTAGGTGAGGCCGGAGCGGCACGGAAGCAGGCTGAACTCCTCCTCGCGCGTCGCCGTGATCTTCACGAACCGGCCGCCCGCCGCCCGGGAAAGGCAGCTCGCGAGAGGCTCGAGATGGATGCCGGCCTTTCCGCCGAAGCCGCCGCCGACGTAGGGAATAATGACCCGTATATTATTGTGCGGGATCTTGAACGAGTAGGCGAACAGGTTCCGGACGGTGAAGGGCGATTGGGCCGAGGTGTAGATCGTGACGCGGTCCTTCACTTCCCAGCGGCAGACGCAGACGTGGGTCTCCATCGGCACGTGCTGGACGTTCGGGTTCGTGTATTCGCGTTCGATGACGTAATCGGCATCCTTGAACCCCTGTTCGACGTCGCCCTTGCGCAGCTTCGTGTGGTTCGCGATGTTCGTTCCGGGAACCGGCGTGAAGGCGGCTTCGACGAACGAGTAGTCCTTGAGATCGGGGTGGACGAGCGGCGCCTTTTTGTCGAGGGCCTTCTTCGGGTCAAGCACGGCCTCGAGAGGCTCGTATTCGATCTCGATCAGCCGGGCCGCTTCCTCTGCCAGCTCGGGCGTCTCGGCGGCGACGGCGGCGACGGCCTCGCCGAAGTGTCGCACGACATCCTTGGCGAGGATGTATTTGTCGACGATATACAGGCCGACGCGGTAATCGAGATCCTTCCCGGTCAGGACGGCGTGAACGCCGGTCAGTTTCGCGGCTTTCGCCGTGTTGATGCGCTTGATGCGGGCGCGCGCGTGGGGGCTGCGCACGACTTTTCCATACAGCATGCCGGGCATCACGAGATCGCCCGTGTAGAGCGCGGCGCCGGTCAGCTTCTCGACAGTATCGATGCGGCCGAAATCGCGGCCGACGGTTTTGAGGTCCTTGTGCGGCACGTCATGAAACACGCTTCAGTTCCTCCTTCTTCTTCAGCTGGCCGGTGGCGTCCTGGACGGCCTCGATGATCTGGCGGTAGCCGGTGCAGCGGCAGAAGTTGCCTTCGATGGCCTCCTTGATCTGCTCTTCGGTCGGCTTCGGATGGACCTTCAGCAGGGACTTCACCGACATCAGCATGCCGGGCGTGCAGAAGCCGCACTGGACGGCGTGGTTCCGGTGGAAGGCGTCCTGGAGCTTGCTCAGCTTGCCGTTTTTCGCCTCTCCCTCGACCGTCTCGATCTCGGCTCCGTCGCACTCCGCGGCGAGCGCGAGGCAGGAGTTCACGGTCTTTCCGTTCAAGAGAACGGTGCATGCGCCGCACTCGCCGGCGCCGCAGCCTTCCTTCGTGCCCGTGAGGCCGATGTCATCGCGAATGAAGTGCAGCAGGCTGCGATGGCCCGGCACGTCGCGCTCGTACAGTTTTCCGTTGATCTTCACCTTGATTCTGTGCATCTGCATGTTGTTCGTTCCTTTGCCGATGCTCACTTGAGCGTTGCCATGAGTTTTTCGACGAAGGACTGGACCATCGCGAGACGGTATTCCTTCGAGGCGCGGATGTCGTCGATCGGCTTGACGGTTTTCAGGGCCTCGTCGACCACGGTCTTCACCGAGGCCGAGGCGGGCAGTTCCTTCAGCGCGATCGG from Candidatus Ozemobacteraceae bacterium carries:
- a CDS encoding DUF2877 domain-containing protein, which produces MAPTCARRADFVAESAFPLAGRVGAVFRRAADVPCDGFLLTLMTEEAYLHPLAIRIEDSLFAMLEPGMPVVADASGLRIGRSESAWGESLPAPALVERRLSPAREAEIAAAIRKALRLCGRRSHVGEAFLEGEDTEFLAPVSHLREALARGAADLAGVEGWFGGGAGLTPAWDDFCCGALLADRFFGGELIAPASNLIERLAGKTTIQSIWQLRFAERGRSSLLVERFLASLAGRTCRSADVLRVAGIGHTSGTDLLAGVCLRLEAGVPKSYSPGESARE
- a CDS encoding (2Fe-2S)-binding protein, giving the protein MQMHRIKVKINGKLYERDVPGHRSLLHFIRDDIGLTGTKEGCGAGECGACTVLLNGKTVNSCLALAAECDGAEIETVEGEAKNGKLSKLQDAFHRNHAVQCGFCTPGMLMSVKSLLKVHPKPTEEQIKEAIEGNFCRCTGYRQIIEAVQDATGQLKKKEELKRVS
- a CDS encoding superoxide dismutase [Ni] codes for the protein MKRVLVCLLAIFSFALASGAPVSAHCQIPCGIYDDELRMNLIEEHIGTIEKSMNLVIELGKAKETDYNQIVRWVNNKDQHADELSEIVTYYFMTQRVKPEDKQYDKRIAILHQMLIAAMKCKQTTDLKNVENLRTLAKEFRALYFSK
- a CDS encoding xanthine dehydrogenase family protein molybdopterin-binding subunit gives rise to the protein MFHDVPHKDLKTVGRDFGRIDTVEKLTGAALYTGDLVMPGMLYGKVVRSPHARARIKRINTAKAAKLTGVHAVLTGKDLDYRVGLYIVDKYILAKDVVRHFGEAVAAVAAETPELAEEAARLIEIEYEPLEAVLDPKKALDKKAPLVHPDLKDYSFVEAAFTPVPGTNIANHTKLRKGDVEQGFKDADYVIEREYTNPNVQHVPMETHVCVCRWEVKDRVTIYTSAQSPFTVRNLFAYSFKIPHNNIRVIIPYVGGGFGGKAGIHLEPLASCLSRAAGGRFVKITATREEEFSLLPCRSGLTYNIKTGVRKDGKIVAQKMTMYWDAGAYADYAVNVTRASGYSAGGPYEYPNAWVDAYTMYTNKPWGTAYRGFGHVEFSWGLERHMDLCARTIGMDPLSFRLANALKPGSVTITGEKITDHTGNVSKCLETVAKAIHYGKITPAEKARMQKEGLKIGKAVVGLHKAPAMPSFTGTCAILKMNEDGTVNVSLSLTEIGAGTYTSLVQIVAEALKFPVSMVRLPMEKDTDHDPYDWQTVASKGLVLSGNACILAAKDLLAKAYECAAQVLRANVCDLDHDHEKVFLKHHPDQFVTFKSMSVGYAYPNGNGVGGPLVGVGRYIAQGLTFLDKATGQGKPALDWTYGAHGMIVAVDEKTGRYDVLKIASAFDCGRAINPVCVRGQIIGGVMQGLGTAMCEGYIYDAAGRLLNPSFTDNKIPTSLDLPEEMECFSIETTQVDGPYGARGVGEHPMIAIGGALGNSIQNACGADLSHMPIRVEDVWRALHGKKKVATVPSVQKKKK